In Halobacteria archaeon AArc-dxtr1, the sequence CTCGGCGAGATCGCAGTTCGGGTTCGTGTCGACGAGCCAGACGTCGAGCCCTACGTCGACCACGTCGCTCCACCGACGGAGGACGGGCGACCCGTTACGGAGTGACGTCCTCGCAATCGTCGCGCCAACAACGTTGTGCTGTGTGAGATTATCACGTGGGTAGGTCTGCCAACACACATATATAGGTGAATTATAATATATGGGTCATGACTCGATCGGAGCCGTCCGAGCTAGTACTGAAACGGTACGCAAATCGCAGACGGTTCCTACAGGGTGTCGGAACGGCCGGAATTGTCGGCGCTGCCGGCTGTCTGGGCGACGATAACGGCGATGATACGGGTGAAGACGACGACCCCAACGGTGGAGACGGTCCGTTTTTCGAGGTCAGTGATCTCTCGCCCGGAGAGACGACCGTTATGGAAACAGCCGACCTCTCGGTCACTGCGACGATCACGAACACGGGAGACGACGAGGGGACGCAGGACGTTTCGCTGCGGGTAGCCGGCACGACGCGGGCCAGCGAGACGATCACGCTCGGTCACGGCGAAAACGAGGAGGTGTCGCTCGACACCACCGAAGTAGCGATCGGCGATCACGAGTACGGAATCTACTCGACGGACGACGCGGAAACGGCGACTCTCACGGTCGAAGGGGAGGATCGGATGGGCGACGATCCGGCGGTGCTGGTGTTCTCGGCGACCGATGGGTTCCGCCACGCGAACATCGAGGACGGGAACGAACGGATCACCGAAATGGGATCGGAGATGATCGAACGCCACGCAGCCGTCCGCGAGACGGAAGCCGACTCGGTTACGTTCGACGTGATCGACGATCCCGGCGGCGACGCCTCCGAGTTTCCCGACGACGCCTCCGAACTCGACGCGTACGACGTCGTCGTCTGGAACAACACGACCGGTGATCTGCTGGACGACGAGCAGCAGGCGGCGTTCGAAGCATACATCGAGAACGGCGGCGGCTTCGCGGGAATCCACTCTGCCTCGGATACCCACTACGACTGGGAGTGGTACGGCGAGCTCGTTGGCGCGTACTTCGAACACCACCCGCCCGGAACCCACGACGCCGAGTTGAAGGTCACCGACAGCGTCCATCCGTCGACAGAGTTCCTCCCGGCAGTCTGGGAGCGCCACGACGAGTGGTACGACTTCGATCGCAATCCCCGCGGGGACGTTCACGTGCTCGCAACGCTCGACGAGGATACGTACGAGGGAGCCGAGATGGACAACGGCCGCGTCGATCATCCGATTGCCTGGTGTCAGGAGGTCGAGAATGGTCGGTCGTGGTACACCGCGAGCGGGCATACGAGCGAGAGCTGGGAAGAAGACGAGTTCGTCGAACACGCGATGAACGGTATCATGTGGGCCGCAGGCTGGCTCGAGGGCGACGCCAGCGCCACCGTCTGGGATAGCTACGAGCGGACCGAACTCGCCGGCGGCCTCGACGAGCCGATGTCGATGAGTATCGGCCCGGACCAGCGCGTCTTCTGCATCCTCCGGGGCGGGGAGGTGATCTCGATCGATCCAGACACCGGCGAGGTGACGACCGCACTCGAACTCGACGTCTGGCATCAGGAAGAAGACGGCGGACTAGGGCTGGCCCACGATCCGAACTTCGAGGAGACGGGTTGGATCTACATCTACTACTCGGTAGCGAACGACGATCTCGATCCGGACGAAGAGATGCCGTACAACCTCTTGGCACGCTTCGACGCCGACGGCGCCGTACTCGATCCCGACTCGGAGGTCGAACTCCTTCGAGTCATCGAACAGCGAAACGAGTCCCCGGATGCGACCGGCCACTCCGCAGGCGAGATCCAGTTCGGGCCGGACGGGGTACTTTACCTCTCGACCGGTGACGACGTGACGCCGTTCGAGTCCGACGGGTTCACCCCAATCGACGAGACCAACACTGAACAAGAACAGTACGCAGACGCCCAGGGAACCTCCGCGGACACCTCCGATCTACGCGGCAGTATCTTGCGGATCGTCCCAGAGGCGGACGGCTCGTACACGATTCCCGACGGGAATTTCAAGGAGTGGTGGGAAGGCGAAACCGGCGAGACGTTCGACGACGACGTCGTTCGGCCGGAGATCTTCGCGATGGGCTTTCGAAATCCGTTCCGATTCAGCGTCGACCCCGAAACCGGATGGCTCTACATGGGTGACTACGGCCCGGACTCGCTGACGTGGAATGCAGACCGCGGACCGATCGGCATCCGCGAGTACAACCAGATTCGCGAACCCGGGTTCTACGGCTTTCCGTACGTTCGCGGCCCGAACTATCCCTACATCGACTACGACTTCGAAACCGGCGAGTCCGGTGACCCCTTCGACCCCGACGGGCCGATCAACGATTCTCCGAACAACCACGGTCTCGAAGAGCTGC encodes:
- a CDS encoding ThuA domain-containing protein, giving the protein MTRSEPSELVLKRYANRRRFLQGVGTAGIVGAAGCLGDDNGDDTGEDDDPNGGDGPFFEVSDLSPGETTVMETADLSVTATITNTGDDEGTQDVSLRVAGTTRASETITLGHGENEEVSLDTTEVAIGDHEYGIYSTDDAETATLTVEGEDRMGDDPAVLVFSATDGFRHANIEDGNERITEMGSEMIERHAAVRETEADSVTFDVIDDPGGDASEFPDDASELDAYDVVVWNNTTGDLLDDEQQAAFEAYIENGGGFAGIHSASDTHYDWEWYGELVGAYFEHHPPGTHDAELKVTDSVHPSTEFLPAVWERHDEWYDFDRNPRGDVHVLATLDEDTYEGAEMDNGRVDHPIAWCQEVENGRSWYTASGHTSESWEEDEFVEHAMNGIMWAAGWLEGDASATVWDSYERTELAGGLDEPMSMSIGPDQRVFCILRGGEVISIDPDTGEVTTALELDVWHQEEDGGLGLAHDPNFEETGWIYIYYSVANDDLDPDEEMPYNLLARFDADGAVLDPDSEVELLRVIEQRNESPDATGHSAGEIQFGPDGVLYLSTGDDVTPFESDGFTPIDETNTEQEQYADAQGTSADTSDLRGSILRIVPEADGSYTIPDGNFKEWWEGETGETFDDDVVRPEIFAMGFRNPFRFSVDPETGWLYMGDYGPDSLTWNADRGPIGIREYNQIREPGFYGFPYVRGPNYPYIDYDFETGESGDPFDPDGPINDSPNNHGLEELPPVPEATLHVPTDWNNYLDAPDSDVWNVPDEIPWPQLTDRAPNGGPLVRLPETLDDGALPEYFEGKWFIGEWNTGNFKYVSFDEDGEVTEISEFLSDLDLSAPHDMEIGPAGRFYYVDYDQNAIYRIDADGE